The genomic region cacaataactttaaaacacttgaaattttggaaagtttcccgACATAATCGATAAGACACGAAGCTCACAAAGAATGTAAACAGAGTGGTGCATGGATGCTGTAATAGTGAATCAGGGTGCTGTATAAATGAATTTTTGGTTgcaatttgaaatgtctgtattagtgaATCATCGTAAAGCGGGACTCTCCTGTACAAGAAATGGAGGTCTCAGTACAGTAAGAATAAAAAATGAAGAAAGATTTACAATTCTTCCAATACTATGCCATTTTATTAAGTAGACTAAAATAAGATGCAGACTTCATATAGAGCACTTGGGTCACATATTTCcttttctttaaccctttgactgtttcggccgtatatatacatcttacaagccagtgtttcagacatatactatatactcaataattctagtggcttcaaatcaagcacgagaaagctggtaggcccacatgtgagagaatgggtctgtgtggtcagtttatactgtataaaaaaaaatcctgcagcacgtagtgcatgagagaaaaaaaaaactccgtgtttttggattaaaatgccaaatttgaggtgtattttcctatactatttatggttgtattctcgttttcttggtctcatttgatacaatggaaaacatattacagaaatacggatgattttgattagtttcacgatgaaaatgaccttgaaattgagctcaaagtagcggaaatgttcgatttttaccaatattcaagagtaagcaaatcacaccacacgtccaatacacgtcaattggggagtctaatattctttcactagtgcattgatattatttatacaatttttacaataatgcattagtctacataacagtaaatctcttTTCTGTGAATAAAAAATCCAAATAGAAAGCAAGtttaatataagaggggcctggagatgtgactaatgaacagagtatatgttattttagtgccaagaatgtctgcattgtttattttggaccctattttgaaattgacattttttttaatttgcgtgaaattagccaaattgccaattACTGACCaccttattgggtagttgaagttggtaaatgggtggtttcttgtactcgtagctatttctaaagaaatagctacgagttcagtcgactggaacaatggaattggctgaaaatagggctcagtcggcaaaatcgccgatgcgtatatatctccgagatcgctaactttgtGGGAgcgtaattccctaagttttctatcaaatttcatacttttggtgttattaccatctggacctggacctggagagagtttcgggggtcaacgcccccgcggcccggtctgtgaccaggcctcctggtggatcagcgcctgatcaaccaggctgttgctgctggctgcacgcaaaccaacgtacgagccacagcccggctgatcaggaactgactttaggtgcttgtccagtgccagcttgaagactgccaggggtctgttggtaatcccccttatgtgtgctgggaggcagttgaacagtctcgggcccctgacacttattgcatggtctcttaacgtgctagtgacacccctgcttttcattggggggatggtgcattgtctgccaagtcttttgctttcgtagtgagtgattttcgtgtgcaagttcggtactagtccctctaggattttccaggtgtatataatcatgtatctctccctcctgcgttccagggaatacaggtttagaaacctcaagcgctcccagtaattgaggtgttttatctccgttatgcgcgccgtgaaagttctctgtacattttctaggtcggcaatttcacctgccttgaaaggtgcagcaatattccagcctagatagaacaagtgacctgaagagtgccatcgggaaaagattctctatcatttcttaagaaaaataattttttttcccaaaaatttttcaacaccaggagacacttcaggatttgaggttgcgacagtcaaagggttaaaaaactcATCTGCCTAAACCTCAGGGACTGATTTAAGGAATGGCAACACGGGGACAAGTTTTCAAAGTATATGCTGCAGCTACATGAATTAGTattaatagtaatagcagcagcagcagttaataaaataataaaaacagaCGGTCAGCCCCCACTAACCATTTGCCCATGGGCTCCACAAGACTAAATTCAGCCCTGCTACTTATTTTTTATATAAAGTTTTACTACAACTAAACAAATATCCAAATATATTTCTACCATTTTATCCAGCTTTTCAAatctaaagttttttttttttttttagttttggtTTAAAAAAGACTTATTCACTTTTGGTCACTGGGTTCAGATGAACACTATCAAATTATCAAAAATCTACCAACATATGCTGCAAAGAACTGGTATAGTTCAATTCTTGACAGTAACAATGAATGTACAAACTACAGTAATTGATCAATGCTACAAATCAAATCGTAGGCACCTGCCAAACATTACAGACAGCATGCAAATTTCTGTATTTATATTACCTTTTTCTCCAAGTTGTACGAGGAAGAGCTTTTTATGTTCCTTCGGTTTTGTAATGTGTGAAGGTATGTATGGATACTGTGGAGGTTCAAAGTTTGGTCTCCACCAGTTTCCAATGATGTCTTCAATGACCCACTCCTGTTTGACACCATCCTGCCTCCCTAGTGTCTCCGTTAATAGCCGCTTAAGACCTTCCACTTCATCCTCGTCTGTGTTGAGTTCTCCACCTGGTCTGTTGAGAAAATTTTAAGCAATAACTATTTCCTGTGTGTATAAGTAGCATGCTCTCATAGCAGGACTGCGGAGTCAAAAGCAATTCTTGGGTTACTGGAGTTAGAGTTGGTAAAATATAATTAAAGAAGTTAGATGTGCCATAAATAAAAGTCGGAGTCGAAGGTTTTATGTGCCTACTCCACAGCCCTGTCTCACAGAGAACTTAAACTAAACAAAAATACAGGTTAAACTATGTAGGCCATGCAAATTAATGAAAAGTCTAGTGACAAAATTGCAAAGAGCATTTGACCAAGAATAAAGAAAACTAGTACGGAATAACACTTGTAGAGATATACGAGTAGAGAAAACTCACTATTCATCAAATTAAACTTCTTTAACTATGAGGACTTACAGTTTAAAAAATGTGGTGCCTAGCTGGAGGAGAAGGACATGAGGGAGGCCATGCTCATGCACTAAGAGCACAGCTTCAACACTTCGTCGCATTCCAATCTTATCAAATTCATCTCGCATCCTTTGGAATCTTGCTGGAACACTAGGATCTTTCTCAAATAAAGGTTCTTTGGTTCCAAAGGTATAGTTTGTCAAAGGATACCTGCAAGAAATATCTACAATTATGGTGTTTATCATAATCCAAAAGTTACTCATAGTTGTTTACAAAAGTGGAGAGAGATAAGGATTTGAAAGAATATAAATTTTGCTGCATTTGCATTTTTTTCTGTCAGACAAACATTCAAGATGGCAGAGAAAACTTAAAATTTTTATTTACAATTGATATAGGTACTGCACATTTATCTTACCTGTGTTTAATAATGATCAAGCCATTATCCCTGTAATTTTTCCTTTCCAATTTTGGATGCCTGATCCAATACTGTGCAATAAGTATGACCCCCTTAAACCATTATTAAATATATGATACTGTACTAAATAAACATCAACTTGATTATTCCCCAAGGAGGGCAATAGCTATTTCTTGATTTCATGAATAGAAAATATGTATAATATTCATAATTAATATAccatatataaaataattaaaGAGAAAGTTCAAAGAATAGAATAAACAGAATGGAGGTAGtaagtgctacaacactggaaatTAAaggaaaaataatgataataatgaaggCAGGACACCATGAGCATAGCTGATTCCTTTGCTACAAATAGACAATAACAAAGTCTGAAATACCATTCACTACCATGTATCATCTTTGGCAGACTGCCACAAATGAGTATAACGTTTTTGACACCAACCCAGAACTCAGCTATTTTGGAGATACTGTACTGCTTTTAGTTTAGGTTCAAATACACAAACGAGCAGTTTGCTGAAAGGCCAATTGCATGGTAACTGGGTAGCAACCAGTTTATAGGTTAGGTTACATAATATAAAACAGTTAACCACAAATAAGCAAATTAAAAGGTAACAGTTGTAACACGTCTGGAAAAGCAGTTGCACATCTGTTTACATTTGGGCTGCCAGACAAATAGCCTCAGTCTTTAATGATTACCCTGGAAGATTTAACCATTTTTTCCATTATTTAACAATAATGTTTACTCTCCAGGACTGCAAACATAGCCGCTCATCCAGGTTAAAGTGCTGATAATAACATATGTACAAACATTTTATTTCCCCTCTTTACTTTAATCTTTGAAATAACCTACTTCCTAACAGTTTCCTATTGTACTCGAACAAATACTGCAGCTTTTTCTATTATCTCCCTCTAATACTGTACATCCTGTTCACAAAATTTCCAATATGGCTCCAAAATATGACATTCTTACACTAATTATCTTTATCACAAATAGTACAATCCAAATATCCCCACTATGAATCGAAGAGAGCATCCTCCCCAATTACAGTGCTACTTTACAAGTGATAATATAAACCCAATGTCATACAGTATTGTGCATGCCACTCATGCAAACATGAAAatagtcactctgttttgctcttTAAGTACTGTTATGTAAAACCAACAAAATTTCTAAAAAAGTTTGAATTATTTTTGCTGTACTGTATTTAGGGGCTCTTGAGAGGCAACCGAGTACTTCAAGGAAGTGGAGTaaagtccaattccttgaatcaagaacccctGACCATGTTGCTACACTAGTTGGGAGAAAAACGaaacatatataaatacaaaaaaaaaaaaaccagattTAAGCAAATTCCGAAAAACAAATCAAACAAAAAAAATTCCCTAGATCATGAGAGGTCAATAAGACCATGTGCAGTACACAGGTATCTTCATTTCTGAAAAGTTTCACCTATGCCTTAGGCAGGCGAAACgtgtcaaatcaaatcaaatcaaatcaaagtttattctctataaggattataatgcggggtttacagattttggttattgtgtggttttacatgtaataaaaatactaattacagagggggccactagaacacctagcaaggctaggcatttcgggcaaacttagattaattcttaaccctaaattattaaaaattgtggagtaagttgactaaatactaagtgactaaatactagtttgtgagtttagcaatgtgaatgcttttgttttggcacaatacatagtttctatattggagtatcacaggcaaacttgtgactagttaggaatcattattttaattttaagatatgtatttctgtgcttatagtcaaatgggtgagtgagtgagtaagtgtgaaccaccaggtggtttttatgtagttagttgacggggtgtatcagggagataagatgttttctaacggtaatTAAGGCACCCAAGTGCGCCACAGGTCTTATTCACCAATTTGTTGGTTTTGCAAGCAATTAATGATACAACAGGTcagctgcaacattcacaataaAATTACCAAAAGCTTTACATAACGTTATCAAACGAGCATATCCCAATAAGCTTCGCCACGGCTCCTACCAAATGACAAAAGCTTTGCATAATATATGTTATCAAACGCACATTTCCCAATAAGCTTCGTCGCGGCTCCTAACATGTATTAAGCTTGAAGCTTAAGTTAACAACAACGGTAAAACATAGTAATCTGCTGAAGGTAGAGCCACAAGCGGCGGTCATTTTGAAGATCACTACAAATTCGGTAAATCACAAACGCAAATCTATTTCTAAACAATTTCCCGTCCAAAACGTACAGGCTGATTGCTCTTTTAAGCGCCATTAAGGAAGTCCCGTTGTACTTAGCACCataagatggtggtgtggagttttTCGGCCATCCAGTGGCACCAGATCCCCGCTTCTGGGTCGCCATGTTGTAAACAGTGAAGCCGCTAAAACCATCCCTGATTGGCTGTTTCAGACGACAACAAATCTTCTAATTGGTCAATCTAGACAGTGGGTCATACACCTTTATAAACTTAAAGTAACTATACCTTTATTAGAATATTCCTGAAAAAAGTTACTTGAATAGCTTTACTGTGCATCCCACACACAACATACTCATAACTGCTCAAGGAAAATCCAAGTATTTTATCCCTACTGGCATATTACAAGACATTTTGGGGAAAAGAACCTTATTTTACCTATTCTAGGAAACTGGCAAACATCACAACATTGTAACGTGTAGTGACTTATTTCATGACATCGTGTTTAATTCAATAAAAAGTTTATTAATTCTATAACTTGTTTAGCAATCACAATTGTAGGAGTCCCATCCCTAGGTATACCAAGTGAACACAAGATATATACAGAGTACATGGTATATAcacaagaaccccagtggaaacaagtcactgacatttttgggttatcatgggtaatttacactgtataataattgtacttatgtgtacttgtacctaaataaacttacattgaGCTAAGAGTAGATACACTAAGAAATGGGTACAAACACTGAGTGCAGGATATACACACTGAAGACAAAGTACATACATTAGTCACATGGCGAATATATTAGGATAGGGATaggatttcgttcagatttttaaccccggagggttagccacccaggataacccaagaaagtcagtgcgtcatcgaggactgtctaacttatttccattggggtccttaatcttgtcccccaggatgcgacccacaccagtcgactaacacccaggtacctatttgctgctaggtgaacaggacaacaggtgtaaggaaacgtgtcgaaatgtttccacccaccgggaatcgaactcgggccctccgtgtgtgaagcgggagctttagccaccaggccaccgggcctggataTAGTACATGCACTAGGAATATAGTCTGGCATAGTAACATACATTATTATCACACAACAGATGGACATAAGGGTAATGGGTTCGACTCGCAACTGAAGGGACCCGGGTTCGATTTTGGGTTAGCCAAGATGTATTTGCAAGTCTTCTTACACCTGCCAATGTTCATGTAGCAGCAAATGGGTACCATATCTAGGAGTTAGTTGGCCCTAGTGGGTAACATGCTAGGGTAAGACCCAGGACTGTGGGTAGCATGCTAGGGTAGGACCCAGGACTGTGGGTAGCATGCTAGGGTAGgacccagcactgtgggtagcatgCTAGGGTAGGACACAGCACTGTGGGCAGCATGCTAGGGTAGGACCCAGCACTGTGGGCACCGTGCTAGGGTAGGACCCAGCACTGTGGGTAACATGCTAGGGTAGGACCCAGAACTATGGAGTAGCATGTTAGGGTAGGACCCAGGACTGTGGGTAACATGCTAGGGTAGGACCTAGGACTGTGGGTAGCATGCTAGGGTAGgactcagcactgtgggtagcatgCTAGTGTAGgactcagcactgtgggtagcatgCTAGGGTAGgactcagcactgtgggtagcatgCTAGGGTAGgactcagcactgtgggtagcatgCTAGGGTAGgacccagcactgtgggtagcatgCTAGGGTAGGACCCAGGGCTGTGGGTAGCATGCAAGGGTGCGACCCAGGACTGTGGGTAGCATACTAAGATAGGACCCAGGACTGTGGGTAGCATGCTAAGATAGGACCCAGGACTGTGGGTAGCATGCTAGGGTAGGACCCAGGACTGTGGGTAGCATGCTAGGGTAGCATGCAAAGGTAGGACCCAGGACTGTGGGCAGCATGCTAGGGTAGGACCCAGAACTGTGGGTAGCATGCTAGGGTAGGACCCAGGACTGTGGGTAGCATGCTAGGGTAGGACCCAGCACTGTGGGCAGCATGCTAGGGTAGGACCCAGCACTGGGTAGCATGCTAGGGTAGgacccagcactgtgggtagcatgCTAGGGTAGGACCCAGCACTGGGTAGCATGCTAGGGTAGgacccagcactgtgggtagcatgCTAGGGTAGGACCCAAAACTATGGGTAGCATGTTAGGGTAGGACCCAGGACTGTGGGTAGCATGCTAGGGTAGGACCCAGAACTATGGGGTAGCATGTTAAGGTATGATCCAGGACTGGGTAGCATGCTAGGGTAGgacccagcactgtgggtagcatcCTAGGGAAGGACCCCAAGACAGTAGGTAGCATCCAAGAGTAGGACCCCCTTGGACTGCAGGTAGCATCCTATGGTTGGACCCTAACATTGTAGGTAGCATCCTAGGGTAGGACCCCATGACCCCCAGGACTATGGGTAGGACCACAGGACTATGAGTAGGACCCCAGACAGTGGGTAGCATCCTTAGGTAGGACCCCGAGACAGTGGGTAGCATCCTAGGGAAGGACCCCAAGAAATAAATGGTACTTCGCAGTTGGGTTATCATTCCTGTGATAAGCAACACTAAGGATATCAATCAGCATTCTGACCCTCTGGATCACCACAATCAAGCACTGCAACACTGATGTAATCATCAGTGAACTTCTTAGTAGTTCAATGAGTCTAAAACTTGAcctaaaaattataacacacataTCAATAAATTTCTCTGGGAGATCAATTTTTTTGTGTAAAGAGCACATAAGAAATGCgagaatatatattatatacacatatatagagtGAGGGATATAGGAGAGCTGCGAGTGACCTGTACATGGAATAATTTAAtttgtcattattatttttttattcctTGGAAGTTCCACAGTTGTGGGGACGTATATGTACGTCAAAGTATAAGAGAGCCACATAAAGCTGGTTGATAATCCTTCTATAGCCTTGCTGTACACTCCAAGCAATCACAACATATATTTAATTTACATAAAGTTCATGTgcagtatacatacatacattgaaAACAGTATTTATACAACTAGCacaagatatatacactgagcagGGTATATACTAAGAACAAGGTATATACAATGAACAGGATAAATACACTGAGCTtaatatatacattgtatataggGTATTAGCAATGAGCCCATGTTATATAAACtgaatacatgtatatacaatatgtgtgatatatatacattgatcatattgtatatacaatgagcatataatatatacattaagCATAAGGTATATACACTAAACACTACATACACTAGGCAAAGTGctttaaaaattaatatatatcatatattcacgggaaagtgctaaacccgcaGGGATGACACAGCACTTAGGGAATGTGAAGTTATCAGGTGTGATCTGAGGAAGAGTAGAGTactccaattcctcagatcaagaactTTCCTCGTCTTTGTACAAATGGAACGTCTACTTTCCAACGAGTTATATAGGTTAATTTATAGCTATTATACATATACTATACATTTAAGTTAAttaatgtaaaaatatatataaaatagagATAATTCACAAACAGAAACACATAGCTCGAAGGTAGTGTGCTCTATTTACAACAGAAGGGACCTGGGTTCGATTTTGGAAAAGTCAAAAGTATACGTAAGTCTCTTCATATTTGCTGCCAATGTTTTCATGTAGCAGTATATGAGTACTATATGTAGGAGTTAGTTGGATCTTGTGGACAGCATCATAGGGTAGGATCCGAGGACTGTAGATAACATCCTAGGGAAGGACCCCTAGACTGTGGACAGCATCACAGGGAAAGACCCCAAGACTATGGGTAGCATCCTAGTGTAGGACCATAAATAAGACTGGGTAGCATCCTAGGGTAGGACCATAagactgtgggtggcatcctagtgTAGGACCATAAAACTGTGGGTAGCATCCTAGGAAAGACCCCAAAACCATGTGTAGCATCCTAGAATAGAACCCTAAGAAATCAATGGTTCTTCACAGTTGGGATAAAACACTGATGTAGTATATACACTGGATCTCTTAGTAGTTCAATAAAGCTAAACAAAACTGGGCATTAATAAATTACaaaataaaaggaccccaatggaaataagtcactctgtccgactttttttttttttttgattgccCTAGATTCTCTGCCCATAAGCTGCTTTGTATGGTAATcaatataactgtatttgtgtatacttgaataaacttaaaTTAACTCAGAGAAAATGCAGAATGAATACTTCATTAAATCAGGTTTCTCTCCAAGATAAGTTTTTCCAAGCCTATGTGAAACACATGAGAAACTTAGAAATATATGTATGTAGAGTGATGACTCAAATGGGATACAAATGACCTAGCTAGCATGTGAAACAGGAGTAGATGATGAAAATTCCTTGGAAGCATGACAGTGgggacgtatatatacgtcaggtgtttaacagaGCTACATAAAGATGATTGGTATCACACTATAACCTCGCTACTCATTCAGAGCATCAGTACATAttatttcacacaaagttcacaTGCACTGAACATTTTGTACAGTAGAAATGGAAAGTACTTTAATTAAATGTTGAATATATTTTCTCCCAGTGATTGAATCATTTCATGTGTGGTAGATACAAAGTCCATATGTATAGTATTCCACATTACCCTGGTCAAAAAATTAATTCTTAATTACTTTAGATAGTTTGTCGAGCTCTAGAGCTCGACATTGTGAATATAATCATgaaggaaataataataataataataataataataataataataataataataataataataataataataataaataataataataataataataataataataataataaataaaattaagaGTAACAATAATGTGAGTGCTCGTTGCTTGGTTGGTAACCTCCtatgctcacacactgagggacctAGGTTTGCTCCCTGGCATGGGTGAAAACGTTGGATATGTTTAATAACATCTGCTGTCCctatttacctagcagtaaataggtgcctgggtgttagttgacttttgtgggtggcatcctgggggaaaagattcaattcaattcaaagtttattctctataaagattacaatgttgaatttacagaatttggttgttgtgtggtttacatatagttaaataatgattacagagtgtaccactagaacgcctagcgtggctaggcatttcaggcagacttagtttaattctttattttaaaatattacaaattatgaggtaagttggtattatggctaagtgactaaatactagtttgtgagtttagcaatgtgaatgcttttgttttggcacagtacatagtttcagtattggagtatcatatgattcattattttaagattgagattaatatttctgtttatggtcaaatgggtgagtgagtgtaagtgtgaaccaccaggtggtattcgtgtagttagttgatggggtgtatcagggagataagatgttttctaatggtagtttcgaaggtgatgaatgtgtctgcagttctagagttctcaggtagggtgttccagattttagggcctttgacatacattgaatttttgtaaaggtttagtcggacatggggaatgtcgtagagatgtttgtgtctggtgtcttgtgtcaAGGATATAatacagacagtcctcgatgatgcactgactttattggcttatcctggatggctaaccctcaggGTTAAAAAAAATCCTGACAAAATTTTATCTGAATACAGAacactggattattattattattattattattattattattattattattattattattattattattattattaagggagaGCTAAACCGGTAGGGATCATACACCACCTGGGAAATTTATCAGCATTGATCTAAGAAAGATGATAGCTCCATCTCTGATTCaagtctttcatcagcatcaaggaaatccctccctccccatggaggggttgagtcttagctcctggttccACCCCTCAACTTGCTGCTTGCCAGACTCACTCTCTCCAAGgttcgtacctgctcttaaaactatgtattaaaTCTGCCTCCACCAAGCGAAATTGcaaacctggagaatatacagagaactttcactgcatgtataGGTACCATAGAGCACCTAAATTACTAAGAACCGCTGAACgtccttgacttgtactccttggaatgcaggcgagaaagatgcatgataatatacacttcgaaaatcctagagggactagtcctaaATCTGCAgggaaatcactctctacgaaagcaaaatactcagcaggtggtgcaacatcttcccagtgaaaagcaagggcgccacgagtacactgagagacaacataagtgtcaggggtcaaaGACTGTttgactgcctcccagcatacataaagggtattacaaatagacccctggctgtcttcaagacccctggctgtcttcaagacccctggctgtcttcaagacccctggctgtcttcaagacctctggctgtcttcaagacccctggctgtcttcaagacctctggctgtcttcaagacccctggctgtcttcaagacccctggctgtcttcaagacctctggctgtcttcaagacccctggctgtcttcaagacctctggctgtcttcaagacccctggctgtcttcaagacccctggctgtcttcaagacctctggctgtcttcaagacccctggctgtcttcaagacccctggctgtcttcaagagggagctggacacctaaagtcagtacccgaccagccgggctgtggttcgtatgtcggtttatgtgtggtcagcagtaacagcctggttgatcaggccctgatccgccacgaggcctggtcaatgatggggggcgttgaccccaggaatatcctccaggtaaacCACTTCTTATACAAATTTATTTTATacagataatgtagt from Cherax quadricarinatus isolate ZL_2023a chromosome 56, ASM3850222v1, whole genome shotgun sequence harbors:
- the Cpsf5 gene encoding cleavage and polyadenylation specificity factor subunit 5 isoform X1, yielding MATQKRGSGATGWPKNSTPPSYGAKYNGTSLMALKRAISLYPLTNYTFGTKEPLFEKDPSVPARFQRMRDEFDKIGMRRSVEAVLLVHEHGLPHVLLLQLGTTFFKLPGGELNTDEDEVEGLKRLLTETLGRQDGVKQEWVIEDIIGNWWRPNFEPPQYPYIPSHITKPKEHKKLFLVQLGEKALFAVPKNYKLVAAPLFELYDNSQGYGPIISSLPQALCRFNFTYM
- the Cpsf5 gene encoding cleavage and polyadenylation specificity factor subunit 5 isoform X2 codes for the protein MYPLTNYTFGTKEPLFEKDPSVPARFQRMRDEFDKIGMRRSVEAVLLVHEHGLPHVLLLQLGTTFFKLPGGELNTDEDEVEGLKRLLTETLGRQDGVKQEWVIEDIIGNWWRPNFEPPQYPYIPSHITKPKEHKKLFLVQLGEKALFAVPKNYKLVAAPLFELYDNSQGYGPIISSLPQALCRFNFTYM